A genomic region of Magnetococcus sp. PR-3 contains the following coding sequences:
- the carB gene encoding carbamoyl-phosphate synthase large subunit, protein MPKRTDLKKIMLIGSGPIVIGQACEFDYSGAQACKALKEEGYEVVLVNSNPATIMTDPELADRTYVEPITVPSVTRIIEKERPDAILPTMGGQTALNTALNLADAGVLEKYNVDLIGASRDAISKAEDRERFKKAMEDIGLEMPKSGFAHSMEEAWEIQSQVGYPTIIRPSFTLGGTGGGIAYNSEEFEEIIRRGLAASPTTEVLVEESVLGWKEFEMEVVRDRLDNAIIVCSIENFDPMGVHTGDSITVAPAQTLTDKEYQILRDVSIAVLREIGVDTGGSNVQFAIHPENGRLVVIEMNPRVSRSSALASKATGFPIAKVAAKLAIGYTLPEIMNDITGVTPASFEPTIDYVVTKIPRFTFEKFPQASDLLTTQMKSVGEAMAIGRTFKESLQKALRSMEIGLDGFDEILDTENAGWEGVLEEKLHNPGPDRILYVAEAFRQGKDLEWLYRVTSIDPWFLDQIQQIVEAEASVRGGIIDGITAERLHELKGMGFSDERLGVLTDESGDRVRQRRLACGVTSVFKRVDTCAAEFASQTAYLYATYEQECEAAPSDRKKIMILGGGPNRIGQGIEFDYCCVHAAFALREADYETIMVNCNPETVSTDYDTSDRLYFEPLTFEDVMAIVDLEKPHGVIVQFGGQTPLKLAKRLEEAGVPIIGTTPEAIDIAEDRERFQELLQKLGLRQPPNGIARSEREAIREAEAIGFPVVVRPSYVLGGRAMEIVHDVKDLERYMRTAVQASPDHPVLIDHFLKDAIEIDVDCIADGKDAVVAGIMEHIEEAGVHSGDSACSLPPYSVGLDLINEIERQTKMLAEALQVKGLMNIQFAIQKGAVYIIEVNPRASRTVPFVSKASGVPFAKLAARVMAGESLKDLGLTLPPKPGHVAVKEAVFPFEKFMNVDPVLGPEMKSTGEVMGLADTFGAAFAKAQEGAGVFLPMASEETKNQRIFISVKDEDKTAIVLPAKRLVEMGFKLSATNGTARFLKGEGIEVEPVNKVTEGRPHIVDQMKSNEVALVFNTTQDKRALEDSYPIRRTALMSKIPYFTTVAGMRAAVAAMESMQAADFNCKALQDYY, encoded by the coding sequence ATGCCCAAACGTACCGATCTTAAAAAAATCATGCTCATCGGCTCGGGACCCATCGTTATTGGTCAGGCCTGTGAGTTCGACTACTCCGGTGCCCAGGCCTGTAAGGCTCTGAAGGAAGAAGGTTATGAAGTGGTGTTGGTGAATTCCAACCCTGCGACCATCATGACCGACCCTGAGCTTGCAGACCGTACCTATGTGGAGCCTATTACCGTTCCATCGGTTACCCGGATTATTGAAAAAGAGCGCCCTGATGCCATTCTGCCCACCATGGGTGGCCAGACTGCATTGAATACCGCTTTGAATTTGGCCGATGCGGGTGTGCTTGAGAAGTACAATGTCGATCTGATCGGTGCATCCCGAGACGCCATCAGCAAAGCCGAAGATCGTGAGCGTTTTAAAAAGGCCATGGAAGATATTGGCCTGGAAATGCCAAAATCCGGTTTTGCGCACTCCATGGAAGAGGCCTGGGAAATCCAGAGTCAGGTGGGTTACCCCACCATTATCCGCCCCAGCTTCACCTTGGGGGGGACTGGCGGTGGTATTGCTTATAACTCGGAAGAGTTTGAAGAGATTATCCGTCGTGGTTTGGCGGCATCGCCCACCACCGAAGTGCTGGTTGAAGAGTCGGTGCTGGGTTGGAAAGAGTTTGAGATGGAGGTGGTGCGGGATCGCCTGGATAACGCCATCATCGTCTGCTCTATTGAAAACTTTGATCCCATGGGTGTGCATACAGGTGACTCCATCACCGTAGCGCCTGCACAGACACTGACGGACAAGGAGTATCAGATCTTACGTGATGTCTCCATTGCTGTGTTGCGTGAGATCGGGGTGGATACGGGTGGCTCTAATGTGCAGTTTGCCATCCACCCTGAAAATGGGCGCTTGGTCGTTATTGAGATGAACCCTCGGGTTTCCCGCTCTTCAGCGCTGGCGTCCAAGGCAACGGGTTTTCCCATTGCTAAAGTGGCTGCTAAGCTGGCCATCGGCTACACCTTGCCCGAGATTATGAACGACATTACCGGGGTTACACCCGCTTCGTTTGAACCAACGATTGACTATGTCGTCACCAAGATCCCCCGTTTTACCTTTGAAAAGTTTCCGCAAGCCAGTGATCTGCTCACCACCCAGATGAAATCTGTGGGCGAAGCCATGGCCATTGGCCGTACCTTTAAGGAGTCGTTGCAGAAAGCTTTGCGCTCCATGGAGATCGGGCTGGATGGCTTTGATGAGATCCTAGACACTGAAAATGCTGGTTGGGAAGGGGTGCTGGAAGAGAAGCTGCACAACCCTGGCCCAGACCGTATTCTTTATGTGGCTGAGGCCTTCCGTCAGGGCAAGGATCTGGAGTGGCTCTATCGTGTCACCTCGATTGATCCCTGGTTCCTCGATCAAATTCAGCAGATTGTTGAAGCGGAAGCCTCTGTACGCGGTGGTATTATCGATGGTATTACCGCTGAGCGTTTGCATGAGCTCAAAGGGATGGGCTTTTCGGATGAGCGCCTGGGTGTGTTGACTGATGAGTCTGGTGATCGTGTACGTCAACGACGCTTAGCCTGTGGTGTGACCTCCGTCTTTAAGCGTGTGGATACCTGTGCTGCGGAGTTTGCCTCTCAAACCGCTTACCTCTATGCCACCTATGAGCAGGAGTGTGAAGCGGCACCGTCGGATCGTAAGAAAATTATGATTCTTGGGGGTGGTCCTAACCGTATTGGTCAGGGTATTGAGTTTGACTACTGCTGTGTGCACGCAGCCTTTGCACTGCGTGAAGCTGACTATGAAACCATCATGGTTAACTGTAACCCTGAGACCGTTTCCACCGACTATGATACCTCTGATCGTCTCTACTTTGAGCCACTGACTTTTGAAGATGTCATGGCCATTGTGGATCTTGAAAAACCCCATGGTGTGATTGTGCAATTTGGTGGGCAGACCCCGCTGAAGCTGGCCAAGCGCCTGGAAGAGGCGGGTGTGCCGATTATCGGTACTACGCCTGAGGCTATTGATATTGCAGAAGATCGGGAGCGCTTTCAGGAGCTGCTGCAGAAACTTGGTTTGCGCCAGCCCCCCAATGGTATTGCCCGTTCTGAACGTGAGGCGATCCGTGAAGCTGAGGCCATTGGCTTCCCGGTTGTGGTGCGTCCATCCTATGTTTTGGGTGGTCGGGCTATGGAAATTGTGCATGATGTTAAAGATCTGGAGCGCTACATGCGTACGGCTGTTCAGGCCTCTCCAGATCATCCGGTACTGATTGACCACTTCCTGAAGGATGCCATTGAGATCGATGTGGATTGCATCGCCGATGGTAAGGATGCTGTGGTGGCCGGTATTATGGAGCATATTGAAGAGGCAGGGGTTCACTCTGGTGATTCAGCCTGCTCTTTGCCGCCCTATTCGGTTGGTTTGGATTTGATCAATGAGATTGAACGTCAAACCAAAATGCTGGCTGAGGCGCTGCAAGTTAAAGGCTTGATGAACATTCAGTTCGCCATTCAAAAAGGTGCGGTTTACATCATTGAGGTCAACCCTCGTGCGTCACGAACCGTACCGTTTGTTTCCAAAGCTTCTGGTGTGCCCTTTGCCAAGCTGGCGGCTCGTGTCATGGCCGGTGAGAGTTTGAAAGATCTCGGTTTGACATTGCCACCTAAACCGGGCCATGTTGCGGTTAAAGAGGCTGTCTTCCCCTTCGAGAAGTTCATGAATGTGGACCCTGTATTGGGGCCGGAGATGAAGTCTACCGGTGAAGTCATGGGCTTGGCCGATACCTTTGGTGCCGCTTTTGCTAAAGCACAGGAAGGGGCCGGGGTGTTCCTGCCCATGGCCAGTGAAGAGACCAAAAATCAACGTATCTTCATCTCTGTAAAGGATGAAGATAAAACCGCCATTGTACTGCCAGCGAAGCGTCTGGTTGAAATGGGCTTTAAGTTGAGTGCGACCAACGGTACAGCGCGCTTCCTTAAAGGGGAGGGGATTGAGGTCGAGCCGGTTAATAAAGTGACCGAAGGGCGTCCGCATATTGTTGACCAAATGAAGAGTAATGAAGTGGCTTTGGTCTTTAATACCACCCAGGATAAACGTGCCCTTGAGGACTCTTACCCCATCCGACGTACGGCTTTGATGAGTAAAATTCCTTATTTTACAACGGTAGCAGGTATGCGAGCAGCCGTTGCTGCCATGGAGTCAATGCAAGCTGCGGACTTTAATTGTAAAGCTCTGCAAGATTATTATTGA
- the greA gene encoding transcription elongation factor GreA, whose amino-acid sequence MNQKVPMTMEGAKQLKDELKRRKSIDRKRIVAAIEEARAHGDLSENAEYHAAKEQQSFNEGRVAQIETMLASAEVIDTSRLSAERVVFGAKVTVMDEDTEEETTYHIVGDEEADLEIGKISISSPMARGMIGKEEGDSVEVRAPGGSRHFEVVEITF is encoded by the coding sequence ATGAACCAAAAAGTACCCATGACCATGGAAGGCGCCAAGCAGCTTAAAGATGAGCTGAAGCGTCGCAAATCCATCGATCGTAAACGGATTGTGGCCGCCATTGAAGAGGCGCGTGCCCATGGTGATCTTTCCGAAAATGCTGAGTACCATGCCGCTAAAGAGCAGCAGAGTTTCAATGAAGGGCGTGTTGCCCAAATAGAAACCATGCTGGCCAGTGCTGAGGTGATCGATACCAGCCGTTTAAGTGCGGAGCGTGTGGTGTTCGGGGCCAAAGTAACGGTTATGGATGAAGATACCGAGGAAGAGACCACCTACCATATTGTTGGGGATGAAGAGGCAGATTTAGAGATTGGTAAGATCTCGATTTCCAGCCCTATGGCCCGAGGCATGATTGGTAAGGAGGAAGGTGACTCCGTAGAGGTGCGTGCACCTGGCGGCTCACGTCATTTTGAGGTGGTAGAAATCACATTCTGA
- a CDS encoding RlmE family RNA methyltransferase has translation MAKPRPSSKRWLREHHNDPYVQQARREGFRSRAAYKLMELQEVVKHDGKPVLLIPRGANVVELGAAPGGWTQVAVKLAGEKGSVVGIDLLAMDPVPGAQLLQGDFLDDDMLHQLEALLTDGRVDVVLSDMAPNMCGVKSADQLRGEALAEAAFLFAEENLKQGGNLGIKLFNGPGFHDMVKQARAMFDVVKVIKPDSSRSRSPEHYLVGIAYKG, from the coding sequence TTGGCCAAACCCCGCCCCAGTAGTAAACGATGGCTCAGGGAGCACCATAACGACCCTTATGTGCAACAGGCTCGTCGCGAAGGTTTTCGCTCCCGTGCTGCCTATAAGCTTATGGAGCTGCAGGAAGTTGTTAAGCATGATGGAAAGCCTGTCTTGCTTATTCCCCGTGGGGCCAACGTGGTGGAGCTTGGTGCTGCCCCAGGTGGTTGGACCCAAGTTGCGGTTAAGCTAGCCGGGGAAAAAGGTTCTGTGGTGGGTATTGATCTGCTGGCTATGGACCCTGTGCCCGGTGCCCAGTTGCTGCAAGGGGACTTTCTCGATGATGATATGCTCCATCAATTAGAGGCTCTGCTAACCGATGGGCGGGTTGATGTGGTGTTGTCAGATATGGCCCCCAACATGTGTGGGGTAAAGTCTGCAGACCAACTGCGCGGAGAAGCTTTGGCAGAGGCGGCTTTTTTGTTTGCAGAAGAGAACCTGAAACAGGGTGGTAATCTCGGTATTAAGTTATTTAACGGACCTGGTTTTCACGACATGGTTAAACAGGCCCGAGCCATGTTTGATGTGGTGAAGGTGATCAAGCCTGACTCCAGTCGTAGCCGTAGTCCGGAACACTACCTGGTGGGTATTGCCTATAAAGGCTAA
- the guaB gene encoding IMP dehydrogenase, translated as MRIAKQALTFDDVLLVPAHSDVLPHQVDISTRLTRNIRLNMPLLSAAMDTVTEAGTAIAMAQEGGMGIIHKNLTIKEQASAVRQVKRHISGTVVNPWTLGPDEPLKSALDLMARRNVSGIPIVEDDGRVAGIITNRDVRFATDKTQPIRELMTQGENLVTVPQGVDMAEVKNLFHQHRIEKLLMVDDQFILAGLITVKDIEQNHAHPMACKDEEGRLIAGAAVGVGKDNKKRLAALVEAGVDVAVVDTAHGHSQGVIDMVAFAKETYPGLEIIAGNVATPEAVKALINAGADGIKVGIGPGSICTTRVVAGVGVPQITAISDCAEEADKAGVPIIADGGVKFSGEVAKAIAAGASCVMLGSMFAGTDESPGEVFIYQGRSYKTYRGMGSIGAMAKGSKDRYFQANVSDAQKLVPEGVEGRVPYKGPINHIIYQMVGGLRAAMGYTGCGTVESLRAEAQFVQITSAGLKESHVHDVTITKETPNYRME; from the coding sequence TTGCGCATTGCCAAACAGGCGTTGACCTTTGATGACGTTCTACTGGTGCCGGCCCACAGTGATGTGTTGCCTCACCAGGTGGATATCTCCACCCGTCTTACCCGCAACATTCGCTTAAATATGCCACTGCTCTCAGCAGCCATGGATACCGTAACTGAAGCGGGTACGGCCATTGCCATGGCGCAAGAAGGTGGCATGGGTATTATCCATAAAAACCTGACCATTAAAGAGCAGGCCAGTGCGGTACGTCAGGTTAAGCGCCATATCAGTGGTACGGTGGTTAACCCTTGGACGTTGGGTCCTGATGAACCCCTGAAGTCCGCTTTGGACTTAATGGCGCGGCGCAATGTGTCGGGTATTCCCATTGTGGAAGATGATGGTCGTGTGGCGGGTATTATTACCAACCGTGATGTACGTTTTGCCACGGATAAAACTCAGCCTATTCGTGAATTGATGACCCAAGGGGAAAATCTGGTTACGGTTCCTCAAGGTGTAGATATGGCCGAGGTTAAAAATCTCTTCCATCAGCACCGTATTGAAAAACTGTTGATGGTGGATGATCAATTTATCTTGGCGGGTCTGATTACCGTGAAGGATATTGAGCAGAACCATGCACACCCCATGGCCTGTAAAGATGAAGAGGGCCGGTTGATTGCTGGCGCTGCAGTTGGTGTAGGTAAGGACAATAAAAAGCGTCTGGCCGCACTGGTTGAGGCGGGTGTGGATGTGGCGGTTGTGGATACAGCCCATGGTCATTCCCAAGGGGTGATCGATATGGTTGCCTTTGCCAAAGAGACCTACCCAGGCCTTGAGATCATTGCCGGAAATGTTGCAACGCCTGAAGCTGTTAAAGCCCTGATTAATGCGGGTGCTGATGGGATTAAAGTGGGTATTGGTCCTGGCTCTATCTGTACCACCCGTGTTGTTGCAGGGGTTGGTGTGCCGCAGATTACCGCCATTTCTGATTGTGCGGAAGAAGCCGACAAAGCTGGCGTGCCCATTATTGCAGATGGCGGGGTGAAGTTTTCTGGTGAGGTGGCTAAAGCCATTGCAGCCGGTGCCTCTTGTGTCATGTTGGGGTCCATGTTTGCTGGCACGGATGAGTCCCCTGGTGAGGTGTTTATCTATCAGGGCCGTAGTTATAAGACCTATCGGGGTATGGGCTCTATTGGTGCCATGGCCAAGGGTTCTAAGGATCGCTACTTCCAGGCCAATGTGTCGGATGCTCAGAAGCTGGTTCCTGAAGGTGTTGAAGGCCGTGTACCGTACAAAGGTCCTATCAACCATATTATTTATCAAATGGTTGGTGGCTTACGTGCCGCTATGGGCTATACCGGCTGTGGCACTGTGGAGTCACTGCGCGCCGAGGCCCAGTTTGTGCAAATTACCAGTGCTGGCCTTAAAGAGTCTCATGTGCATGATGTTACCATCACTAAAGAGACCCCCAACTACCGTATGGAATAA